A region from the Branchiostoma lanceolatum isolate klBraLanc5 chromosome 2, klBraLanc5.hap2, whole genome shotgun sequence genome encodes:
- the LOC136426882 gene encoding uncharacterized protein, translated as MDRSSDRLEFRDKDFGLEESPRDIKFGGGVSSKKRLLTGGVVVLVLAVVGLAVGLGVVLSRAPPKGNVNGGSTHGPTAPPAGTVLPGRERRYNGEVVLSFVRGEPASFSDDLTDGASALFVELATYLEREIDSLFSEGDLKNIYSDSEVTSFAEDDSGVVAKFVLRLRSSKFPAEITEVFRAGLGGAENNLLGAGGYVILPESLVIQGEGDVTTTKLEMALTAMAGLPAEYTDSLGDKTSADFQKHAVAIQEAVDILFRGSDVTSTYEGCMVASFRSAPSGGVLVELEIYQAVAGAVSAVQLANIFKTRLGGELDNILGSEGYFVDPDSLLAVPSWLDEDVVPGPEPSCPPGFSEPPLILISMDGFRADYLLRNITPYLGKMSRYGTHAPYMRAQYPTKTFTNHYTIVTVSTTVNLVQNCTH; from the exons ATGGACAGATCTTCTGACCGGTTGGAGTTCCGGGACAAGGATTTCGGTCTGGAGGAA TCTCCCCGTGATATTAAGTTCGGCGGCGGCGTGTCGTCCAAGAAGCGACTGCTCACAGGTGGCGTGGTG GTTCTCGTCCTAGCAGTGGTCGGTTTAGCAGTCGGGTTAGGCGTCGTCCTCTCAAGAGCCCCGCCAAAAG GTAAcgtcaacggtgggtcaacgcatGGTCCGACAGCGCCTCCTGCTGGAACAGTATTGCCTGGCAGGGAAAGGCGGTACAATGGCGAGGTCGTCCTGAGCTTTGTCCGAGGAGAACCCGCCAGTTTCTCCGACGATCTTACTGATGGCGCTTCAGCGCTATTCGTGGAGTTGGCCACTTACTTGGAAAGAGAG ATCGATTCTCTTTTCTCGGAAGGAGATCTCAAGAATATCTACAGTGACTCCGAAGTCACTAGTTTTGCCGAAGATGACTCAGGAGTCGTCGCGAAATTTGTTCTACGTCTCCGGTCATCCAAGTTCCCCGCGGAGATTACCGAAGTTTTCCGAGCTGGCCTCGGAGGTGCCGAGAACAACCTGCTCGGGGCCGGTGGTTACGTCATTCTTCCTGAGTCCCTGGTCATTCAGGGCGAAg GTGACGTCACGACCACGAAGTTGGAGATGGCTCTAACAGCCATGGCCGGTCTTCCCGCTGAGTACACCGACAGTCTGGGGGACAAAACCTCGGCTGACTTCCAAAAACATGCGGTTGCCATTCAAGAAGCG GTTGACATCCTTTTCCGAGGGAGCGACGTCACTTCCACGTACGAAGGCTGCATGGTAGCGTCTTTCCGATCGGCACCGTCAGGGGGCGTTCTTGTGGAACTAGAAATCTATCAGGCAGTGGCTGGAGCCGTTTCAGCGGTCCAGTTGGCTAACATCTTTAAGACTCGTCTTGGCGGCGAGTTGGACAACATCTTGGGGAGTGAAGGCTACTTTGTGGACCCAGACTCACTCCTAGCCG TGCCGAGCTGGCTAGATGAAGACGTGGTACCGGGACCAGAGCCATCGTGTCCTCCCGG ATTTTCCGAGCCTCCCTTGATACTGATCTCCATGGACGGCTTCCGGGCGGACTACCTGCTGAGGAACATCACACCCTACCTGGGCAAAATGA GCAGGTATGGGACCCATGCACCGTACATGAGAGCACAGTATCCGACCAAGACGTTCACCAACCACTACACAATTGTCACGGTGAGTACAACTGTTAACC TTGTACAGAACTGTACTCATTGA
- the LOC136426883 gene encoding ectonucleotide pyrophosphatase/phosphodiesterase family member 3-like codes for MMHVDAMMGRLMDGLLARNLSDCVNVVVVADHGMTPTSCDRVVYLEDLMDISPLYVSRDGTLMRVTRSFYAPESYVWDPDGLVKNLTCVDDHFMPHTKQAGLPKRLHYANNRRIEDVVCTVEDEWLFARTHSFRYCDGGEHGYDNDFRNMSALFIAYGPAFHQGLVVEPFGNIELYNMFTGT; via the exons ATGATGCATGTGGATGCGATGATGGGCCGCTTGATGGACGGTCTGCTCGCCCGGAACCTGTCGGACTGCGTCAATGTGGTGGTGGTGGCAGATCATG GTATGACGCCAACAAGCTGCGACAGAGTTGTTTACCTGGAGGAC TTGATGGACATCAGCCCGCTGTATGTGTCACGTGATGGCACGCTCATGCGCGTGACGAGGTCCTTCTACGCACCGGAATCTTACGTCT GGGATCCCGATGGATTGGTCAAGAATTTGACG TGCGTCGATGACCACTTCATGCCCCACACTAAGCAGGCCGGTCTGCCCAAGCGGCTGCACTACGCCAACAACCGCAGGATCGAGGACGTAGTGTGCACGGTGGAGGACGAGTGGCTGTTCGCAAG GACCCACAGTTTTAGGTACTGTGACGGTGGCGAACATGGGTACGACAACGACTTCAGAAACATGTCG GCTTTGTTTATTGCTTACGGACCCGCCTTCCACCAAGGTCTAGTGGTTGAGCCCTTTGGCAATATTGAGCTGTACAACATGTTTACCGGTACGTAA